The DNA region CTCGCGCCGCTCGAGCTTCTTGTTATAGGCGAACGCAGCCCTAACCGGGATCGGCAGCATCGGCGCCGGCGTCGCTCCGGACAGCGCCATCACGGCGGGCCGAACGACGTGGACGAAGGTCACGAAACTCGCAACCGGGTTGCCTGGTAGACCGATCAGCGGCGTCCCGTCGATGACGCCCATTGCCACAGGACGCCCAGGTTTGATGGCCATTCGCCACAGGACCAGCGATCCAACGCTTTCAACCGCGGTCCTCACGTGGTCCTCTTCGCCGGTCGAAACGCCCCCCGTGGTCAGGATCAGGTCGTACCGGCCGGCGGCGGCCTTGAGGGCTTTCGCCAGCGCGGACGGTTCGTCGCGCAGAATCCCGAGATCGCCGACCTCACAGGCGAGCCTCCGCAACATCGCCATCAGCATGAAGCGGTTGGAATCGAAAAGTTGGGCTTCCTTTCGGGCAGTCCCGGGAGCAGCCAGTTCGTCGCCCGTGGAGAACACGCCCACTCGCAGCCGGCGGATCACTTCAAGGGTCGTCAGGCCGAACGCCGCCGCGACCGCGATGTCCTGGGGCCGGAGCCGCCTGCCGGCCCGCAGCGCGACGTGACCGAGGGGAATATCCTCGCCGGCGGGCCGCACGTTGGCGCCGGCCTTGAGGCCGGGCGGCAGCACCACGCGATCCGTCTCGTCGATACGGACGTCCTCCTGCATGAAAACCGTGTCGGTACCCGCGGGCATCGGCGCGCCGGTGAAGATCCGGACCGCGTGTCCCGGCCGTACCGCGGGCGCCGCAGCGCCGGCCTGCACGCGCCCCTCGACAGGGACGGCCGAAGAAGCGTCCCGCCGCAGATCGCTTGCGGGAACTGCGTATCCGTCGACAGCTGAGTTCATGAACGGTGGCAGCGGCAGGGGCGCCGCGATGTCGATGGCGAGGACGCGGCCGTCGGCGTCCATGAGGCCGACCGTCTCTTTCTCCGCGACCGCCGTCAACCGCGAGGCGATGATGCCGACGGCCTCGTCGACCGGCATCATCGGGCCACCGAAAGCGAAGCAGTCGTCGGACAATTGAGCCATCGCCTGCCCCTCAAACCGCGGCCGGAGCGGCGACGCTACCGATGGCGCGGCGTTTGAAGCCTTCGACAACTACCTGCCGGTGCACCCAAGAGTCCTT from Bradyrhizobium genosp. L includes:
- a CDS encoding molybdopterin molybdotransferase MoeA yields the protein MAQLSDDCFAFGGPMMPVDEAVGIIASRLTAVAEKETVGLMDADGRVLAIDIAAPLPLPPFMNSAVDGYAVPASDLRRDASSAVPVEGRVQAGAAAPAVRPGHAVRIFTGAPMPAGTDTVFMQEDVRIDETDRVVLPPGLKAGANVRPAGEDIPLGHVALRAGRRLRPQDIAVAAAFGLTTLEVIRRLRVGVFSTGDELAAPGTARKEAQLFDSNRFMLMAMLRRLACEVGDLGILRDEPSALAKALKAAAGRYDLILTTGGVSTGEEDHVRTAVESVGSLVLWRMAIKPGRPVAMGVIDGTPLIGLPGNPVASFVTFVHVVRPAVMALSGATPAPMLPIPVRAAFAYNKKLERREYVRASLRRAEDGTLEAVKFPREGAGLLSSLVDTDGLVELGESIVRVEPGDQVGFLGYADLL